A genomic window from Halomonas sp. LR3S48 includes:
- a CDS encoding DUF3618 domain-containing protein, with translation MSQDGRRTSDEIEHEIHQTRARLDETLHEIEERFSPQKLMNTTYDYLRHGGAESAVSSLGRAIRENPLPVMVTGIGLGWLLLAQRRSSHDYDDQEYYSGGYPGSTMHVTRMPDGDDMPDSTFSGAGTTTMGHDPAALGAMPQHGSDEHGHGGGMTRKAQQMAGSMKERAQHMGSEVRGRAQHVSDQMRERAQHMSGQLRDRQHSAMQAVTHRARDAGAQTSHFIQDHPLVAGAIGVAVGAVLGSLFSPTRTENRHLGELRDRAMHRAEEAGREQLERAEEKIHETAERWKDDARSARPSNAPGYVENSSSEERFAKAGSTPTGAGANTGRESAANKGGTGASGSPTSGNTSGTSTPGTTTPGTSTPGANASDSSSTKPGGSGTTPPTRGA, from the coding sequence ATGAGCCAGGATGGCCGGCGCACCTCGGATGAAATTGAACACGAGATTCATCAGACGCGGGCGCGTCTGGATGAGACCCTTCACGAAATCGAAGAGAGATTCTCTCCCCAAAAGCTTATGAATACGACCTACGATTATCTCCGTCACGGCGGTGCAGAAAGCGCCGTCTCCTCGCTCGGTAGAGCGATCCGAGAGAACCCGTTGCCTGTCATGGTGACCGGTATCGGCCTGGGCTGGCTGTTGCTGGCACAGCGCCGCTCCAGTCATGACTACGACGACCAGGAGTATTACTCGGGGGGCTATCCCGGCTCCACGATGCATGTCACGCGAATGCCCGACGGCGACGATATGCCGGACAGCACGTTCAGCGGTGCCGGCACCACGACCATGGGGCACGATCCCGCTGCTCTGGGGGCCATGCCGCAACATGGCTCGGATGAGCATGGCCATGGAGGTGGCATGACGCGGAAGGCGCAGCAGATGGCCGGTAGCATGAAGGAGCGCGCCCAGCACATGGGCAGTGAGGTGCGAGGCCGCGCCCAACATGTCAGCGATCAGATGCGAGAGCGCGCGCAGCACATGAGCGGGCAGCTGCGAGATCGCCAGCACTCGGCCATGCAGGCCGTTACCCATCGCGCACGCGATGCCGGCGCACAGACCAGCCACTTCATCCAGGATCACCCGCTGGTGGCCGGTGCCATCGGAGTAGCGGTGGGTGCCGTGCTCGGTAGCCTGTTCTCACCGACTCGCACCGAGAATCGTCATCTGGGGGAATTGCGCGATCGGGCCATGCATCGTGCCGAGGAAGCGGGGCGGGAGCAGTTAGAGCGAGCCGAGGAGAAGATCCACGAAACCGCGGAGCGGTGGAAGGATGACGCCCGTTCGGCACGGCCGTCGAACGCACCGGGCTATGTGGAGAACTCCTCGAGCGAGGAGCGTTTCGCCAAGGCCGGTTCAACTCCCACAGGGGCCGGCGCGAATACCGGACGAGAGTCGGCGGCAAACAAAGGCGGAACTGGCGCTAGCGGCTCCCCCACCTCGGGTAATACTTCGGGAACTAGTACACCAGGTACTACTACCCCGGGTACCAGTACTCCGGGTGCCAATGCCTCGGACTCATCGAGCACGAAGCCCGGCGGCAGCGGTACCACACCACCGACACGAGGTGCTTGA
- a CDS encoding YebC/PmpR family DNA-binding transcriptional regulator yields MGRAFQNRKESMAKTAAAKTKVYSKYGREIYVCAKQGGTDPNGNLTLRGLMERAKKDQVPSHVIEKALDKASGVGGEDYSVARYEGFGPGNCMVIVDCLTDNPNRTFGDVRACFNKAKSKLGTPGSVSHMFDHCVILSFVGSDEEAVLEALMEADVDVTDIENEEGHITVFAPHTEYAKAKQALIDAFGEIEFEVDEIQFVPQTTTTLEGDDVAMFEKLLDALNDLDDVQNVFHNAEIDA; encoded by the coding sequence ATGGGCAGGGCCTTTCAGAACCGCAAGGAATCCATGGCCAAGACGGCCGCCGCCAAGACCAAGGTGTACAGCAAGTACGGGCGCGAGATCTACGTCTGCGCCAAGCAGGGCGGCACCGACCCCAACGGCAACCTGACGCTGCGCGGCCTGATGGAACGCGCCAAGAAGGACCAGGTACCGAGCCACGTGATCGAGAAGGCGCTGGACAAGGCCAGCGGCGTCGGCGGCGAGGACTACTCAGTTGCCCGCTACGAGGGCTTCGGCCCGGGCAACTGCATGGTCATCGTCGACTGCCTGACCGACAACCCCAACCGCACCTTCGGCGACGTGCGCGCCTGCTTCAACAAGGCCAAGAGCAAGCTCGGCACGCCGGGCAGCGTCAGCCACATGTTCGATCACTGCGTCATTCTCTCCTTCGTCGGCAGCGACGAGGAAGCGGTGCTGGAAGCACTGATGGAGGCCGATGTCGACGTCACCGACATCGAGAACGAAGAGGGGCACATCACCGTCTTCGCGCCGCATACCGAATACGCGAAGGCCAAACAGGCGCTGATCGACGCCTTCGGCGAGATCGAATTCGAAGTCGACGAAATCCAGTTCGTGCCGCAGACCACGACTACGCTCGAGGGCGACGATGTCGCCATGTTCGAGAAACTACTCGACGCTCTCAACGACCTGGACGACGTGCAGAACGTCTTCCATAACGCTGAAATCGACGCCTAG
- a CDS encoding M24 family metallopeptidase has translation MDHHQYRHALAAQLEASELAFPESEFDTRLTRVRGAMQDAGLDALLLTDPSDIYYLTGYNTFEVSVHTCLVCSAGRLFLQVPSIETGPAVVTARVDELLGYRWEGVDEVIEPLADTLAPFRAIGLDLYGAGLRHGVLRELQARLGSERFRDDGGELLDRIRIVKSEAELACLRESARITSLGLKAATRVIAAGMSDGDVAAEGARAMLAAGSEFMSMQPIVTSGRRISVIHLNHQRHRIAPDEPVFLEFGSAYRRYTAPMMKTVVAGRASREMLVLRDVCHDLFEAIRITMRPGNTFEDAARAAEAVLEPHAERVFFSGVFGYAVGAQFPPSWVEGSGYIARGQQRRFEADMVFHLPLCLRVPGVWGIGLSDTVRVTPKGAEPLTDNDWQLHESAVSRAK, from the coding sequence ATGGATCATCACCAGTACCGCCACGCCCTGGCGGCACAGCTCGAGGCCAGCGAACTGGCCTTTCCCGAGAGCGAGTTCGATACCCGCCTGACCCGAGTCCGCGGTGCCATGCAGGACGCGGGGCTGGATGCCCTGCTGCTGACAGACCCTTCCGACATCTACTATCTGACCGGCTACAACACTTTCGAGGTGTCGGTGCATACCTGCCTCGTCTGCTCGGCCGGGCGACTGTTTCTTCAGGTGCCTTCCATCGAGACCGGACCGGCGGTGGTCACTGCACGAGTCGATGAGTTGCTGGGCTATCGCTGGGAGGGCGTCGACGAGGTGATCGAGCCCTTGGCCGACACCCTGGCTCCCTTTCGCGCGATTGGCCTGGACCTCTATGGAGCCGGTCTGCGTCATGGCGTGCTGCGAGAGCTGCAGGCGCGCCTGGGGAGCGAGCGGTTTCGCGACGATGGCGGCGAGCTGCTCGATCGCATCCGCATCGTCAAGAGCGAGGCGGAGCTCGCCTGCCTGCGCGAGAGTGCCCGGATCACTTCGCTGGGGCTCAAGGCCGCCACGCGCGTCATCGCGGCGGGCATGAGCGACGGCGACGTGGCCGCCGAAGGCGCACGGGCGATGCTGGCCGCCGGCAGCGAATTCATGAGCATGCAGCCCATCGTCACCAGCGGCCGGCGCATCAGCGTGATCCACCTGAACCATCAGCGGCATCGCATCGCACCCGATGAGCCGGTATTCCTGGAGTTCGGCTCCGCCTACCGGCGTTACACCGCACCGATGATGAAGACCGTCGTAGCGGGCCGGGCCAGCCGCGAGATGCTGGTACTGCGCGACGTATGCCACGATCTGTTCGAGGCCATCCGTATCACCATGCGACCCGGCAACACCTTCGAGGATGCCGCCCGGGCCGCCGAGGCCGTGCTCGAACCCCATGCCGAGCGGGTGTTTTTCTCGGGCGTGTTCGGCTACGCCGTGGGCGCCCAGTTTCCGCCCAGTTGGGTCGAGGGCAGCGGCTACATCGCCCGCGGGCAGCAGCGCCGATTCGAAGCCGACATGGTCTTCCACCTCCCGCTCTGCCTGCGTGTGCCGGGCGTTTGGGGCATAGGGCTCAGCGATACCGTACGGGTCACGCCCAAGGGTGCTGAGCCGCTCACCGACAATGACTGGCAGCTTCACGAAAGCGCCGTTTCCCGAGCGAAATGA